In Persicimonas caeni, a single window of DNA contains:
- a CDS encoding PEGA domain-containing protein: protein MVPKTLCSMLVFSVAAGLVCPGPLYAQSPPKLSASEKRELTSLMEAGQAAYERGEFERSLRYFQDAYELYAHPNLLYRIALSHEKLGNDKDAISFYRSFLQERPDTKKRGRIEQTIKVLEKRLADKQSVLRIKSNPAVATVYINETVNGASGTTPLEVPISPGTYKVIVKKEGYKTVEETVEVAEGETLSLSYSLAKEAKLEDDDAYYFFPTGPLLLAGASVLSGVGAWLSYDEYSEASDQLEYYNALKAEGQPRPADYNATHENKQFYGAMTWVGGALAIGGLTAATLWYLNDDAYSQAPVEDDDTAFAVTPAIGADGSSVQVIWEF, encoded by the coding sequence ATGGTACCCAAAACCCTTTGCTCGATGTTGGTTTTCTCGGTTGCTGCGGGGTTGGTCTGCCCGGGGCCCCTCTACGCGCAGTCGCCCCCAAAGCTGTCGGCGTCGGAAAAGCGCGAGCTGACGAGCTTGATGGAGGCCGGCCAAGCCGCCTACGAACGCGGCGAGTTCGAACGCTCGCTGCGCTACTTTCAGGACGCCTACGAACTGTACGCCCACCCGAACCTGCTCTACCGGATTGCGCTGTCGCACGAGAAGCTCGGCAACGACAAAGACGCGATCAGCTTCTACCGAAGCTTTTTGCAGGAGCGCCCCGACACCAAAAAGCGCGGGCGCATCGAGCAGACGATCAAGGTCCTCGAGAAGCGCCTGGCCGACAAGCAGAGCGTGCTGCGCATCAAGTCGAACCCGGCCGTCGCCACCGTCTACATCAACGAGACGGTCAACGGTGCGTCGGGCACCACGCCCCTGGAGGTTCCCATTTCGCCGGGCACCTACAAAGTGATCGTCAAAAAGGAAGGCTACAAAACGGTCGAGGAGACCGTCGAGGTGGCCGAAGGCGAGACCCTGTCGCTGAGTTACTCGCTGGCCAAAGAGGCGAAGCTCGAGGACGACGACGCCTACTACTTCTTTCCCACCGGGCCGCTCCTCCTGGCCGGTGCGAGCGTCTTGTCGGGCGTGGGCGCCTGGTTGAGCTACGACGAATACTCCGAGGCGAGTGACCAGCTCGAGTACTACAACGCGCTGAAGGCCGAAGGGCAGCCGCGACCGGCCGATTACAACGCCACCCACGAGAACAAGCAATTCTACGGTGCGATGACCTGGGTGGGCGGCGCGCTAGCCATTGGCGGGCTGACCGCCGCCACCTTGTGGTACCTCAACGACGACGCCTACTCGCAGGCGCCCGTCGAGGACGACGACACGGCCTTTGCGGTGACGCCGGCGATCGGGGCGGATGGGTCGTCGGTGCAGGTGATTTGGGAGTTTTGA
- a CDS encoding sigma-70 family RNA polymerase sigma factor, with amino-acid sequence MTTERIPTSEEANVEVILGQEDQGVDIRKERLDDVSKIFGDLSLPLMKGSKVPEMTAKTDPLTVYLARLNYVEPLPAEKQQELAERFVEHGDLNAAKMLILTNLRLVVKLAREYQRRWTNLLDLIQEGNVGLSEAVKRYDPYRGVKFTSYAQYWIRAMILNYLMNHLHPVKIGSSRAGRKLFYNLKKTRRQLIKKGHEPTPQLIADYLDVDPKEVVRVAAQLDAPPVFLDAQAPGHEKTTVGELMESDTIDPESACAEYDLSSQIRDAIESFGANIEDDRERAIWHERMIAEEPKSLVSLGDEWGVSKERIRQVEVQIRENFKQYLLGRLGDDVQIDWLESLG; translated from the coding sequence ATGACAACCGAACGAATTCCAACGAGCGAAGAAGCCAACGTCGAAGTGATCCTTGGTCAAGAGGATCAAGGCGTCGATATACGAAAGGAGCGCTTGGACGACGTCTCCAAGATCTTTGGTGACTTGAGCCTGCCCCTGATGAAGGGGAGCAAGGTACCGGAGATGACCGCCAAGACCGATCCGCTGACGGTGTATCTGGCCCGACTCAACTACGTCGAGCCGCTGCCGGCGGAAAAGCAACAGGAGTTGGCCGAACGCTTCGTCGAGCATGGCGATCTCAACGCCGCCAAAATGCTCATTTTGACCAACCTTCGGCTGGTGGTGAAGCTGGCTAGGGAGTACCAGCGCCGCTGGACGAACCTGCTCGACCTGATCCAGGAGGGCAACGTTGGCCTGTCCGAGGCGGTCAAGCGCTACGACCCGTATCGAGGGGTCAAGTTTACGAGCTACGCGCAGTATTGGATCCGCGCGATGATCCTCAACTACCTGATGAACCACCTGCATCCGGTCAAAATCGGCAGCTCGCGCGCCGGACGCAAGTTGTTCTACAACCTCAAGAAGACGCGTCGACAACTCATCAAAAAGGGCCACGAGCCCACCCCGCAGCTGATCGCCGACTACCTCGACGTCGACCCCAAAGAGGTCGTGAGGGTGGCCGCGCAACTCGACGCACCGCCGGTCTTCTTGGACGCACAGGCCCCGGGCCACGAGAAGACCACCGTCGGCGAGTTGATGGAGTCGGACACCATCGACCCGGAATCGGCCTGCGCCGAGTACGATCTGTCGAGTCAGATCCGCGACGCCATCGAGTCTTTTGGTGCGAATATCGAAGACGATCGCGAGCGCGCCATCTGGCACGAGCGCATGATCGCCGAAGAGCCCAAGAGCCTGGTGTCGCTGGGCGACGAGTGGGGCGTCTCCAAGGAGCGCATCCGCCAGGTCGAGGTGCAGATCCGCGAGAACTTCAAGCAGTACCTGCTCGGCCGCCTGGGCGACGACGTCCAGATCGACTGGCTGGAGTCACTCGGCTAG
- a CDS encoding serine/threonine-protein kinase codes for MQMYCPECRTTYDNSVGVCPDDGTRLYRLDPGEDPLLGVVLDERFRIDELIGQGGMGAVYRGEQLSVGRQVAIKVLKAEFVEREVAIERFFREAKLISGLTHPNIVRLIEFGQDAQRDLLYLVMELVEGVSLGDLLRLGRLRANFALEIAYQVLGALTEPHAAGIIHRDLKPENLLLGARSDGTLQAKVLDFGIARALSGDTRLTQTGMICGTPAYMAPEQSREQPVDARTDLYSLGVVLYEMLSGKPPFRGDSSLQVMLKHIQEEPPSLLERVPRGALPDELEALVIEMMAKKVSARPASAREVRERIDALRAQLRLEPVRVDHKLETPEDFDAWILPAMNTGGTPGNTLGLVKESALFPNADSDEFAPTEALDSDELVNEMPHDTVFEEAAPTTPMTRATTEPNAERVAVGAGKAAPASDGPSVRTQVADGRTDEVEASAEFAQAASAAETDPARKSALSTKTLTRIAAAIMVVLVIAAGVLVYLSLNRSSEETGTVTGTETVTGTETVTGTETETVTATETEPVTVTGTGTEPEPGTDTKPETEPEPVTATKPETETVTATKPETKPETETVTATKPEPEPKPEPELEPKPKPKPAPKPETEPNLDQQFQNLMNAE; via the coding sequence ATGCAAATGTACTGCCCCGAGTGTCGCACGACCTACGATAATTCGGTGGGGGTATGCCCTGATGACGGCACGCGTTTGTATCGGCTCGACCCTGGCGAAGACCCGCTGCTGGGGGTCGTCCTCGACGAGCGCTTTCGTATCGACGAGCTCATCGGACAGGGCGGCATGGGCGCAGTATACCGAGGCGAGCAGCTCTCGGTGGGCCGCCAGGTGGCCATCAAGGTGCTCAAGGCCGAATTTGTCGAGCGCGAAGTCGCCATCGAGCGGTTCTTCCGCGAGGCGAAACTGATCAGCGGGTTGACCCACCCCAATATCGTGCGGCTCATCGAATTCGGCCAAGACGCTCAGCGCGACCTGCTCTACTTGGTCATGGAGCTCGTCGAGGGAGTCAGCCTGGGCGATCTGCTTCGGCTCGGCCGGCTGCGCGCCAACTTCGCCCTCGAGATCGCCTACCAAGTGTTGGGGGCGCTGACCGAACCGCACGCCGCCGGCATCATTCACCGCGACCTCAAGCCCGAAAACCTGCTGCTGGGCGCACGAAGTGACGGCACTCTGCAGGCCAAAGTGCTCGATTTTGGCATCGCGCGGGCGCTCAGCGGCGACACTCGACTGACGCAGACGGGGATGATCTGCGGCACGCCCGCCTACATGGCGCCCGAGCAGTCGCGCGAGCAGCCGGTGGACGCGCGCACCGATCTGTACTCGCTGGGGGTCGTCCTCTACGAGATGCTCTCGGGCAAGCCGCCGTTTCGCGGCGACAGCAGCCTGCAGGTGATGCTCAAGCACATCCAAGAGGAGCCCCCCTCACTGCTAGAGCGAGTGCCGCGCGGGGCGCTGCCCGACGAGCTCGAGGCGCTCGTCATCGAGATGATGGCCAAAAAGGTCAGCGCGCGCCCTGCCTCGGCGCGCGAAGTGCGCGAGCGTATAGACGCGCTGCGTGCCCAGTTGCGCCTCGAGCCGGTGCGTGTCGACCACAAGCTCGAGACGCCCGAGGACTTCGATGCCTGGATCTTGCCGGCGATGAACACCGGCGGCACCCCGGGCAACACGCTCGGGCTGGTCAAAGAATCGGCGCTCTTTCCCAACGCCGACAGCGACGAGTTCGCCCCGACCGAAGCGCTCGACAGTGACGAATTGGTCAACGAGATGCCCCACGACACCGTCTTCGAGGAGGCCGCGCCGACCACACCGATGACGCGCGCCACGACCGAGCCGAACGCCGAGCGGGTGGCCGTGGGCGCGGGGAAGGCGGCGCCCGCGTCCGACGGACCCAGCGTGCGCACGCAGGTCGCAGACGGGCGCACCGACGAAGTCGAGGCGTCGGCGGAGTTTGCGCAGGCGGCGTCTGCGGCGGAGACCGACCCGGCCAGAAAGTCAGCGTTGTCGACGAAAACGCTGACGAGGATTGCGGCGGCAATAATGGTCGTGCTGGTGATCGCGGCGGGCGTGCTAGTCTACTTGAGTCTGAATCGGTCGAGTGAGGAGACGGGGACGGTCACGGGCACGGAGACGGTCACGGGCACGGAGACGGTCACGGGCACGGAGACAGAGACGGTCACGGCTACGGAGACGGAACCGGTCACGGTCACGGGCACGGGCACGGAGCCGGAACCGGGCACGGACACGAAGCCGGAGACGGAGCCGGAGCCGGTCACGGCCACGAAGCCGGAGACGGAGACGGTCACGGCCACGAAGCCGGAGACGAAGCCGGAGACGGAGACGGTCACGGCTACGAAGCCGGAGCCGGAACCCAAACCGGAGCCGGAGCTGGAACCAAAACCCAAACCAAAGCCCGCGCCGAAACCCGAGACCGAGCCGAACCTCGATCAGCAGTTCCAGAACTTGATGAATGCCGAGTAG
- the ahcY gene encoding adenosylhomocysteinase has translation MTSSVVDMPKGFMNTGLPLFSDLEYKVAEMSPEMVRFGRKEIELAEEEMPGLMALRERYADSQPLAGARIMGSLHMTIQTAVLIETLVALGAEVRWVSCNIFSTQDHAAAAVVAGPDGTADDPKGPAVYAWKGESIEEYWWCTFQALRWPDGEGPNLILDDGGDATMMVHLGEEYERAGSVPSAEDADTKDVQVVRTLLAEVQGVEASMWSDMAPGIKGVSEETTTGVHRLYQMKKDGTLLFPAINVNDSVTKSKFDNIYGCRHSLVDAIMRATDVMLAGKRALVCGYGDVGKGSVESLIGQKCKVATSEIDPICALQATMHGLDVLTVEDAIERDFDIYVTATGNKDVITAEHMKQMKHNAIVCNIGHFDNEIEMAGLEKMRETGEVEKIEIKPQVHEWRFEDGHSVIILAEGRLVNLGCATGHPSFVMSASFTNQVLAQMELFENAEDYGTDVITLPKELDEEVARLHLDKLGANLTEMTEEQASYIGVAKEGPYKPDYYRY, from the coding sequence ATGACTAGTTCCGTTGTCGATATGCCGAAAGGCTTCATGAATACAGGGTTGCCGCTCTTCTCTGACCTCGAGTACAAGGTCGCCGAGATGAGCCCCGAGATGGTGCGCTTTGGCCGCAAAGAGATCGAGTTGGCCGAAGAAGAGATGCCCGGGCTGATGGCGCTTCGCGAGCGCTACGCCGATTCGCAGCCGCTTGCCGGCGCGCGCATCATGGGCTCGCTGCACATGACCATCCAGACGGCCGTGCTCATCGAGACGCTCGTCGCGCTGGGCGCCGAGGTGCGCTGGGTGTCGTGCAACATCTTCTCGACCCAGGACCACGCTGCCGCCGCAGTCGTCGCCGGTCCCGACGGCACCGCCGACGACCCCAAGGGTCCGGCTGTGTACGCCTGGAAAGGCGAGTCCATCGAAGAGTACTGGTGGTGCACCTTCCAGGCGCTTCGTTGGCCGGACGGCGAAGGCCCGAACCTGATCCTCGACGACGGTGGCGACGCCACCATGATGGTCCACCTGGGCGAAGAGTACGAGCGCGCCGGAAGCGTGCCGTCGGCCGAAGACGCCGACACCAAGGACGTTCAGGTCGTGCGTACGCTTCTGGCCGAGGTCCAGGGCGTCGAGGCGTCGATGTGGAGCGACATGGCTCCGGGCATCAAGGGCGTCAGCGAAGAGACGACCACCGGTGTGCACCGTCTGTACCAGATGAAGAAAGACGGCACGCTGCTGTTCCCGGCGATCAACGTCAACGACTCGGTCACCAAGTCGAAGTTCGACAACATCTACGGCTGCCGCCACTCGCTGGTCGACGCGATCATGCGCGCCACCGACGTGATGCTCGCCGGCAAGCGCGCGCTGGTCTGCGGCTACGGTGACGTGGGCAAGGGCAGCGTCGAGTCGCTCATCGGCCAGAAGTGCAAGGTCGCCACCAGCGAGATCGACCCGATCTGTGCGCTGCAGGCCACCATGCACGGCCTCGACGTGCTCACCGTCGAAGACGCCATCGAGCGCGACTTCGACATCTACGTGACGGCGACCGGCAACAAGGACGTCATCACCGCCGAGCACATGAAGCAGATGAAGCACAACGCCATCGTCTGCAACATCGGCCACTTCGACAACGAGATCGAGATGGCCGGCCTCGAGAAGATGCGCGAGACGGGCGAAGTCGAAAAGATCGAGATCAAGCCGCAGGTCCACGAGTGGCGCTTCGAAGATGGCCACTCGGTGATCATCTTGGCCGAAGGCCGCCTGGTCAACCTGGGCTGCGCCACCGGTCACCCCAGCTTCGTCATGTCGGCTTCGTTCACCAACCAGGTGCTCGCGCAGATGGAGCTGTTCGAGAACGCCGAAGACTACGGCACCGACGTCATCACGCTGCCCAAAGAGCTCGACGAGGAGGTCGCTCGACTCCACCTCGACAAGCTCGGCGCCAACCTGACCGAGATGACTGAAGAGCAGGCCTCCTATATCGGTGTGGCCAAAGAAGGTCCGTACAAGCCGGACTACTACCGCTACTAA